One Pantoea eucalypti genomic region harbors:
- a CDS encoding YijD family membrane protein, which yields MTHPGTRDKSTLALAFITGLAINGSFSVLFSAFVPFSIFPLIALGLAAWCLHQRYLNTNMPDGMPGLAAAFFLLGILVYSALVRAEYPDIGSNFVPTVLMVALVFWIATRFKRKRNQ from the coding sequence ATGACCCACCCAGGTACCCGCGATAAAAGCACTCTGGCACTGGCTTTTATTACCGGCTTAGCGATTAACGGTTCGTTTTCTGTGCTGTTCAGCGCCTTTGTTCCCTTTTCGATTTTTCCGCTGATTGCGCTGGGTCTGGCGGCCTGGTGTCTGCATCAGCGGTATCTCAACACCAACATGCCTGACGGCATGCCAGGCCTGGCGGCGGCGTTTTTCCTGCTGGGGATTCTGGTTTATAGCGCGCTGGTGCGGGCAGAATACCCGGACATTGGCTCTAATTTCGTTCCCACCGTTCTGATGGTCGCGCTGGTGTTCTGGATTGCGACGCGGTTTAAGCGCAAGCGTAATCAGTAG
- the fabR gene encoding HTH-type transcriptional repressor FabR has translation MGVRAQQKERTRRTLIEAAFSQLSAERSFASLSLREVAREAGIAPTSFYRHFKDVDELGLTMVDESGLMLRQLMRQARQRIAKGGSIIKTSVSTFMEFIGNNPNAFRLLLRERSGTSAAFRAAVAREIQHFIAELADYLEVENRMPRSFTEAQAEAMVTIVFSAGAEALDVDAEQRRKLEDRLVLQLRMIAKGAYYWYRREQERLAVTLEKPEEQ, from the coding sequence ATGGGCGTCAGAGCGCAACAAAAAGAACGTACACGACGTACACTGATTGAAGCAGCGTTCAGTCAGCTCAGCGCCGAACGCAGTTTTGCCAGTTTGAGTTTGCGGGAAGTTGCCCGTGAAGCGGGGATTGCCCCCACCTCCTTTTATCGTCATTTCAAGGATGTTGATGAGCTTGGCCTGACGATGGTGGACGAAAGTGGGCTGATGCTGCGACAGCTGATGCGTCAGGCACGACAGCGTATCGCCAAAGGCGGCAGCATCATTAAAACGTCGGTGTCGACCTTTATGGAGTTCATCGGCAACAACCCCAACGCTTTCCGCCTGTTACTGCGTGAACGTTCCGGCACCTCTGCTGCTTTCCGTGCCGCCGTGGCGCGTGAAATTCAGCACTTTATCGCTGAACTGGCTGACTATCTTGAGGTCGAAAATCGCATGCCGCGCAGTTTTACCGAAGCGCAGGCTGAAGCGATGGTGACCATTGTCTTCAGCGCCGGTGCAGAAGCACTGGACGTTGATGCTGAGCAGCGACGTAAGCTTGAGGATCGGCTGGTGTTACAGTTGCGGATGATCGCCAAAGGCGCTTATTACTGGTACCGCCGTGAGCAGGAACGACTGGCGGTCACCCTGGAAAAACCCGAAGAGCAATGA